In a single window of the Pseudodesulfovibrio profundus genome:
- the ispG gene encoding flavodoxin-dependent (E)-4-hydroxy-3-methylbut-2-enyl-diphosphate synthase, which yields MQRKQTNAISVGNVGIGGANPIRVQSMCNTDTRDILSTTAQIRQLADAGCEIVRLAVPDDKAAAALSAIREQSPVPLIADIHFDHRLALAALDAGMDGLRINPGNIGDESKVDAVVRAAQQHGAPIRIGVNGGSLEKDLLKQFGGPTPEAMVESGLRHIRMLEKRGFTDIKISLKTSSVLNTITAYKLMADQIDYPLHIGITEAGTLVRGAVKSAVGLGVLLYEGIGDTLRVSLTHDPVAEIGVAYEILRSLGLRERGPEIISCPTCGRTEIHLIELAEQVEEALRGVDEVFTVAVMGCVVNGPGEAKEADIGIAGGRDLGIIFRKGEVVRKVKGNDNLLPEFMKEIQAFLKERRS from the coding sequence ATGCAACGAAAGCAAACAAACGCCATATCAGTCGGCAATGTGGGCATAGGCGGAGCCAACCCCATCCGGGTCCAATCCATGTGCAACACCGACACCCGCGACATCCTTTCCACCACTGCTCAGATCAGGCAACTGGCTGATGCCGGGTGCGAAATCGTCCGTCTTGCTGTTCCTGACGACAAGGCTGCGGCAGCACTCAGCGCCATCCGCGAGCAATCCCCTGTTCCGCTCATCGCCGACATCCATTTCGATCACCGACTCGCCCTGGCCGCTCTGGATGCGGGTATGGATGGGTTGCGCATCAACCCCGGCAATATCGGCGATGAATCCAAGGTCGATGCCGTTGTCCGCGCCGCCCAGCAGCATGGTGCGCCCATCCGTATCGGTGTGAACGGCGGTTCACTGGAAAAAGACCTGCTCAAGCAGTTCGGCGGACCAACGCCCGAAGCCATGGTCGAATCCGGTCTGCGCCATATCCGTATGCTCGAGAAGCGCGGATTCACCGACATCAAGATTTCCCTGAAGACGTCATCGGTCCTGAATACCATCACGGCTTACAAGCTGATGGCCGACCAGATCGACTATCCGCTGCATATCGGCATCACCGAAGCCGGTACGCTGGTGCGCGGAGCCGTCAAGTCTGCCGTCGGGCTGGGTGTACTCCTGTACGAGGGAATCGGCGACACCCTACGTGTTTCACTGACTCACGATCCGGTGGCGGAAATCGGTGTGGCCTACGAGATTCTGCGTTCACTAGGGCTGCGCGAACGTGGACCGGAAATCATCTCCTGCCCGACCTGTGGTCGCACGGAAATTCATCTCATCGAACTGGCCGAACAGGTGGAAGAAGCCCTGCGCGGTGTGGACGAGGTCTTCACCGTTGCGGTCATGGGATGCGTGGTCAACGGTCCCGGCGAAGCAAAGGAAGCGGATATCGGCATAGCCGGCGGTCGCGACCTCGGCATCATATTTCGAAAGGGCGAAGTCGTCCGCAAAGTCAAGGGTAACGACAACCTGCTGCCCGAATTCATGAAAGAAATACAAGCTTTTCTCAAAGAAAGGAGATCATAA